The Sander lucioperca isolate FBNREF2018 chromosome 4, SLUC_FBN_1.2, whole genome shotgun sequence DNA segment tctattttctattcCCCTTAAAGCACAGAATGAGTGAGGCTGTTATGTAGAGAAGCTGAGTTCTATTGAAAAGATAGTGTAAGCATGAGAGTTATTTGTTACACTTGAAGTGCTGTGTATTTTAGAGAGAATTTACAATTAGTTTCAAGGGCCATTTTACACAATGTCCCTGCTCGTTGTTTACATGACTGGCAAGGGAATGTGATTTTCAATGTCGCCAAACCTAAAATATGaatttacacgcagctgttattttgatatttatttaattcctCTATTAACTGTAATTGTAAGGGATATTATTACTGGCTATGTAAAGGACTGGGAAATTCTACCCATTAAGCATGTCTGGATGCTGGCCAAACCTAACATTTAAAAGTGCTCCCATGATGCAAAAAAGAATAAGTTTGTAATCGTTTAGGGAGTCTGTGCTTGCCCAGGGCACTTGTCATGTTATGTACCTGCAGCATGTGTTATGGCATCAacctgctgccactgctgctacAGCATATATATATTCTGTGGAGTGAGTGTGTGGGACTGATATGTGCTAACAAGCCCAGGTGAGTACGGGTAGCCTCACCTCCTAATGCGCTAATAAATGCAGTGGTTTGACAAACCGCTGTCTATGTTAATATATGCGCCTTCACCTTCCTGTCATAAGGTGAGGCAGGGAGGGCAGGTAAACAACACACTGCAGCTGCAGGGTTGATGGATATGGACTGGTGcttgtttgaatgtgtgtgtatgtgtttctgatCCTGACACCCTAGTCTTCTGAATTATGACTTGACAAGGAGCAGATGCCCCTGAATCAATTTTTTGTGTTGAATTAGCTAACAGATGTTAAGTGATAGCCTATCCAGGTAAATGTCATACAGTAATGAAATACTGCAGgctaaatcttatttttttaacatgaaatGAAAAGGCAAGGTCTATCACAAAATTATCTGTTGAACTATGTTTTAAaatagcttttaaaaaaaactatatccttaaaaaaaaaaaaactagcatATTCCGTGGATTTACTGTATGTAGTGCCTTAACTTAAATTATAATAGATTATAAATATTGAATTAAGCATTTCTATTGAACGTACCTGTGACTGTCACAATTACATTCAAATAAAATGGTTACATTACCATGTTCTAGCACTAACCTGTCTCGGCTCCGCCGGGAAGGGAAGGCAGCGTTGCAGCCAGCCACAGTGCACACATGCATCTCTTTGAGATGCACATTCTTGTAGTGCAGTTTCATGCTATAGGAACTCTTGAAGCTCTTCTTACACACATAGCAGATCTTGGGGTCAGGACTTGAGCATGGGTCTCCCTCTGGTGATTGAGAAGAAGGGAATTTGGGTGGGCTGGCACCGTAGCCCATCGAAGAGATGAAGCTCTCATGCAGAGCAGCCATgcttgcagcagcagcagccgctgcCATGCCTCCATTATAGAGGCCATACTGGCCCATGCAGAACATGTCGTAAGTAGGATCGTTGAGTTCTTCCTTGATCCTGATAGGGGGCTGATGAGGGGAGGGTGAGGAATGACCCTTGCCTTCCATTTCCTTTCTCAACTGGGCTTCGTCACAACCCTCATCATCCTGTTCCTTGTCCAGACACCTTCCACCCCTGCTTTGCTTTTGCTGTTCCTCCACATCCATCAGCTCATCACGGTAGAACATCTTGGAATCAGAGGTTTCAGATTCGTTCTCAAAGTCTCTTTCATGATCCTGGTCCTCAGAGGTGAAGCTGCCCATACAACGTAGCTCGCCAGAGCCTTGCAGATCATTCCCACCCCTGCTGTCACTGCCAGTCCCTTCCCTGCATTCATCTTCACTCTGTCTCATCATGCCTCTCAGAGCTAGGCCAGGGCTCATCTCATCCTGGGATGGGGATTGCTGCCCACTACCACCACTGTGGTTCCCAGTACCACTGccactgttgttgttgctgttacagttaccattcattttgacactgTTGTGAAGAAGGGATGAGTGATGGTGGTGATTATGGTGGAtgtcatcgtcatcatcatctttGTCCTCGTATTCATCAGCCACATCAATCACTTCCTTCTCAATCTTCACTGGCATGCTTGATTTACGAGGCTTCTTTTTGGGTGTGGGGTCACTGCTGCCAGTGTTGAGGTCGTGATTGGCACTAGTTGTGTGTAAGCGGTGGGACATGGGGACTATCTCTGACATATGAACATTATTATGTGAAGCCACTGCTGCAGCAGCCAGGAGATGCTGTTGTTGGTCCATCAGGGTGGTACTGTTGGTGGTTGTGGGCAGGATGGGGCTGGTGGGCAGTGACACTGGAGGACTGACAAGGTCCGCAGGGGACAGTAGTGTGCGGTAGAAAGGGGGCACTGGCTGGACAGGCTGCACTGACTTCAGCGACGGGAACACCAGTGGGCTTTGAAGGGGTGACTGAAGCATAGGGTCTACCGGTGGAGTAGTGAAGCCCAGTGGTGGCCTTCCAGGGCTGGTGAGTGTGAAACCACCATTCTTGGTGCTTGAGATGACAGGTGTACCAGTGGTTGAACGGATGAGGTCCTTGTCGCGGTTATTGCGCAGCATGGGCATGTGCAACCGTGGATTTGGGTTGGCACTGTGGCGGTTGCGACTGCGTAGTGAGCTGAAGACCATATTGCAGCCCTCAATGGTGCAACGGTGTTTGATCTTCAAGTGTACAGCATTATAATGTATCTTAAGTGTGCCCTTGTCATAAAAGGTTTTGCCACAAGAATTGCAGCAAACACGACCCTTGCGTGAGGTGGATCCCATGCGGCGCATACGATGCATCTTGGAGGAAAAGGAAGCATGGGTGATGCTTTTAGACTGCTCGTCCTTTACAAGGTGGTGGTGGACCTGGTGGTCGCTCAACCTGTTGGACTGCTGAGGTTGATTTTGGGAGTGCTGTtggccctgctgctgctgttggagcGATgtttgctgttgctgctgttgttgagCCTGCTGGGTGGAAGGGGTTGGTGAGATGGGTGATGCCCTGTTGTTGGGCTCTGTCTTGGGTTCAATGTTGTTCATGGCTCCCAGAGCTCCACGGCTCGGGCTCTGGCCTGTGCGGAAGGGTGATAGGGACACTTCTGACTCACTGGTGTCCACCTGTTCACCTTGGTTTGGCAGGCTGGGCTCCCGGAGCCGGAGAGCAGACTGCTCCATAGGCATGCCATTGGGGGGCAAGCCAAGCATAGGGGCAGAGACTGGATTGATGTATTGGAAGGGCAGGAGGAAGGCTAAGCTGTTGGGGATATTCTCAAAATGGTGAATGCTGGATGGGCTACTGTTTTCCAGATGTGTCAGGAGCCCTGGGCTGCGGGATCTGTTGTTGCTTTCAATGAATGTCCTAATCCCAGAGTCGGTTTTGGAGGAGGGAACTGTAACTGCCTGACCTTCCTTCTCCTGAATAGCCATCAGCTCCACAATGGACTTGGTCTCACCAAAGCGCAGGAATTGCTGCAGGGTGATGATCTCCTCTTCCCGGGACATGATGGTCCAGCGGTCCAGCACCTTGCCTGCAGCATCCTAGATACCCCAGAGGAGACAATAGAGAAGACAAAAATACAAACCATTATTGATTGTGCATAATCACTGTGGTTAAAGGAGGAGATGGAGCAGGGGTTAGTTTGTAAGGGCGAGCTTTCTTGCTCATAAAATTCAGAGGCTCCTG contains these protein-coding regions:
- the bnc2 gene encoding zinc finger protein basonuclin-2 isoform X1, whose translation is MSKEAELDVRGSKCDTVPQEPSTDPEPPRPPPAKANKPTGTAGVCTSIPSSSHSSSSTTSSSSSRSGLGGISIVSSSAEGAGESSMQFSTRPPSAEQPGFMGTWQQQSTDSNLLYRMSQQGAVTRLPLKCDRSTMGRDLEEAIRCTLVNCTCECFQPGKIHLRTCDHCKHGWVAHALDKLSTQHLYHPTQVEIVQCNVVFDISSLMLYGTQAVPVRLKILLDRLFSVLKQEEVLHILHGLGWTLRDYVRGYILQDAAGKVLDRWTIMSREEEIITLQQFLRFGETKSIVELMAIQEKEGQAVTVPSSKTDSGIRTFIESNNRSRSPGLLTHLENSSPSSIHHFENIPNSLAFLLPFQYINPVSAPMLGLPPNGMPMEQSALRLREPSLPNQGEQVDTSESEVSLSPFRTGQSPSRGALGAMNNIEPKTEPNNRASPISPTPSTQQAQQQQQQQTSLQQQQQGQQHSQNQPQQSNRLSDHQVHHHLVKDEQSKSITHASFSSKMHRMRRMGSTSRKGRVCCNSCGKTFYDKGTLKIHYNAVHLKIKHRCTIEGCNMVFSSLRSRNRHSANPNPRLHMPMLRNNRDKDLIRSTTGTPVISSTKNGGFTLTSPGRPPLGFTTPPVDPMLQSPLQSPLVFPSLKSVQPVQPVPPFYRTLLSPADLVSPPVSLPTSPILPTTTNSTTLMDQQQHLLAAAAVASHNNVHMSEIVPMSHRLHTTSANHDLNTGSSDPTPKKKPRKSSMPVKIEKEVIDVADEYEDKDDDDDDIHHNHHHHSSLLHNSVKMNGNCNSNNNSGSGTGNHSGGSGQQSPSQDEMSPGLALRGMMRQSEDECREGTGSDSRGGNDLQGSGELRCMGSFTSEDQDHERDFENESETSDSKMFYRDELMDVEEQQKQSRGGRCLDKEQDDEGCDEAQLRKEMEGKGHSSPSPHQPPIRIKEELNDPTYDMFCMGQYGLYNGGMAAAAAAASMAALHESFISSMGYGASPPKFPSSQSPEGDPCSSPDPKICYVCKKSFKSSYSMKLHYKNVHLKEMHVCTVAGCNAAFPSRRSRDRHSSNINLHRKLLTKELDDIVLDPQLPPLPKDLRAELLAKIYAGHHMGLDRYVGMGIGGASLRPTGMNHNAHSPMSSEYPHHPLNHNLKNHHTNGFSRAQPDDYMVLDLSTTSSVQSSSSVHSSHESDEGSDEGILLDDLEEEGEEDEEEGNSEGEDCSQHAEGRAERRHRDETGELRGEGPGEGLEPSSSPFLFSPTGGSNGGNSGILCNICHKMYSNKGTLRVHYKTVHLREMHKCKIPGCNMVFSSVRSRNRHSQNPNLHKNMPFSTIID
- the bnc2 gene encoding zinc finger protein basonuclin-2 isoform X3, coding for MSKEAELDVRGSKCDTVPQEPSTDPEPPRPPPAKANKPTGTAGVCTSIPSSSHSSSSTTSSSSSRSGLGGISIVSSSAEGAGESSMQFSTRPPSAEQPGFMGTWQQQSTDSNLLYRMSQQAIRCTLVNCTCECFQPGKIHLRTCDHCKHGWVAHALDKLSTQHLYHPTQVEIVQCNVVFDISSLMLYGTQAVPVRLKILLDRLFSVLKQEEVLHILHGLGWTLRDYVRGYILQDAAGKVLDRWTIMSREEEIITLQQFLRFGETKSIVELMAIQEKEGQAVTVPSSKTDSGIRTFIESNNRSRSPGLLTHLENSSPSSIHHFENIPNSLAFLLPFQYINPVSAPMLGLPPNGMPMEQSALRLREPSLPNQGEQVDTSESEVSLSPFRTGQSPSRGALGAMNNIEPKTEPNNRASPISPTPSTQQAQQQQQQQTSLQQQQQGQQHSQNQPQQSNRLSDHQVHHHLVKDEQSKSITHASFSSKMHRMRRMGSTSRKGRVCCNSCGKTFYDKGTLKIHYNAVHLKIKHRCTIEGCNMVFSSLRSRNRHSANPNPRLHMPMLRNNRDKDLIRSTTGTPVISSTKNGGFTLTSPGRPPLGFTTPPVDPMLQSPLQSPLVFPSLKSVQPVQPVPPFYRTLLSPADLVSPPVSLPTSPILPTTTNSTTLMDQQQHLLAAAAVASHNNVHMSEIVPMSHRLHTTSANHDLNTGSSDPTPKKKPRKSSMPVKIEKEVIDVADEYEDKDDDDDDIHHNHHHHSSLLHNSVKMNGNCNSNNNSGSGTGNHSGGSGQQSPSQDEMSPGLALRGMMRQSEDECREGTGSDSRGGNDLQGSGELRCMGSFTSEDQDHERDFENESETSDSKMFYRDELMDVEEQQKQSRGGRCLDKEQDDEGCDEAQLRKEMEGKGHSSPSPHQPPIRIKEELNDPTYDMFCMGQYGLYNGGMAAAAAAASMAALHESFISSMGYGASPPKFPSSQSPEGDPCSSPDPKICYVCKKSFKSSYSMKLHYKNVHLKEMHVCTVAGCNAAFPSRRSRDRHSSNINLHRKLLTKELDDIVLDPQLPPLPKDLRAELLAKIYAGHHMGLDRYVGMGIGGASLRPTGMNHNAHSPMSSEYPHHPLNHNLKNHHTNGFSRAQPDDYMVLDLSTTSSVQSSSSVHSSHESDEGSDEGILLDDLEEEGEEDEEEGNSEGEDCSQHAEGRAERRHRDETGELRGEGPGEGLEPSSSPFLFSPTGGSNGGNSGILCNICHKMYSNKGTLRVHYKTVHLREMHKCKIPGCNMVFSSVRSRNRHSQNPNLHKNMPFSTIID
- the bnc2 gene encoding zinc finger protein basonuclin-2 isoform X4, coding for MSKEAELDVRGSKCDTVPQEPSTDPEPPRPPPAKANKPTGTAGVCTSIPSSSHSSSSTTSSSSSRSGLGGISIVSSSAEGAGESSMQFSTRPPSAEQPGFMGTWQQQSTDSNLLYRMSQQGAVTRLPLKCDRSTMGRDLEEAIRCTLVNCTCECFQPGKIHLRTCDHCKHGWVAHALDKLSTQHLYHPTQVEIVQCNVVFDISSLMLYGTQAVPVRLKILLDRLFSVLKQEEVLHILHGLGWTLRDYVRGYILQDAAGKVLDRWTIMSREEEIITLQQFLRFGETKSIVELMAIQEKEGQAVTVPSSKTDSGIRTFIESNNRSRSPGLLTHLENSSPSSIHHFENIPNSLAFLLPFQYINPVSAPMLGLPPNGMPMEQSALRLREPSLPNQGEQVDTSESEVSLSPFRTGQSPSRGALGAMNNIEPKTEPNNRASPISPTPSTQQAQQQQQQQTSLQQQQQGQQHSQNQPQQSNRLSDHQVHHHLVKDEQSKSITHASFSSKMHRMRRMGSTSRKGRVCCNSCGKTFYDKGTLKIHYNAVHLKIKHRCTIEGCNMVFSSLRSRNRHSANPNPRLHMPMLRNNRDKDLIRSTTGTPVISSTKNGGFTLTSPGRPPLGFTTPPVDPMLQSPLQSPLVFPSLKSVQPVQPVPPFYRTLLSPADLVSPPVSLPTSPILPTTTNSTTLMDQQQHLLAAAAVASHNNVHMSEIVPMSHRLHTTSANHDLNTGSSDPTPKKKPRKSSMPVKIEKEVIDVADEYEDKDDDDDDIHHNHHHHSSLLHNSVKMNGNCNSNNNSGSGTGNHSGGSGQQSPSQDEMSPGLALRGMMRQSEDECREGTGSDSRGGNDLQGSGELRCMGSFTSEDQDHERDFENESETSDSKMFYRDELMDVEEQQKQSRGGRCLDKEQDDEGCDEAQLRKEMEGKGHSSPSPHQPPIRIKEELNDPTYDMFCMGQYGLYNGGMAAAAAAASMAALHESFISSMGYGASPPKFPSSQSPEGDPCSSPDPKICYVCKKSFKSSYSMKLHYKNVHLKEMHVCTVAGCNAAFPSRRSRDRTMSDREVNN